A genomic segment from Capra hircus breed San Clemente chromosome 7, ASM170441v1, whole genome shotgun sequence encodes:
- the ADAMTS10 gene encoding A disintegrin and metalloproteinase with thrombospondin motifs 10 isoform X2 has translation MWTRGLYGSRLPDPPLGPRPGAGPRIRGHTRLPVSSPRLLAGHVSVEYWTREGLAWQRAARPHCLYAGHLQGQASSSHVAISTCGGLHGLIVADEEEYLIEPLHGGPKGHRGPEESGPHVVYKRSSLRHPHLDTACGVRDEKPWKGRPWWLRTLKPPPARPLGNETERGQPGLKRSVSRERYVETLVVADKMMVAYHGRRDVEQYVLAIMNIVAKLFQDSSLGNIVNILVTRLILLTEDQPTLEITHHAGKSLDSFCKWQKSIVNRSGHGNAIPENGVANHDTAVLITRYDICIYKNKPCGTLGLAPVGGMCERERSCSVNEDIGLATAFTIAHEIGHTFGMNHDGVGNSCGARGQDPAKLMAAHITMKTNPFVWSSCSRDYITSFLDSGLGLCLNNRPPRQDFVYPTVAPGQAYDADEQCRFQHGVKSRQCKYGEVCSELWCLSKSNRCITNSIPAAEGTLCQTHTIDKGWCYKRVCVPFGSRPEGVDGAWGPWTPWGDCSRTCGGGVSSSSRHCDSPRPTIGGKYCLGERRRHRSCNTEDCPPGSQDFREMQCSEFDSVPFRGKFYTWKTYRGGGVKACSLTCLAEGFNFYTERAAAVVDGTPCRPDTVDICVSGECKHVGCDRVLGSDLREDKCRVCGGDGSACETIEGVFSPALLGTGYEEVVWIPKGSVHIFIQDLNLSLSHLALKGDQESLLLEGLPGTPQPHRLPLAGTTFQLRQGPDQTQSLEALGPINASLIVMVLTQTELPALRYRFNAPIARDALPPYSWHYAPWTKCSAQCAGGSQVQAVECRNQLDSSAVAPHHCSAHSKLPKRQRACNTEPCPPDWVVGNWSRCSRSCDAGVRSRSVVCQRRVSAAEEKALDDSACPQPRPPVLEACHGPACPPEWAALDWSECTPSCGPGLRHRVVLCKSADHRATLPPAHCQPAAKPPATMRCNLRRCPPARWVAGEWGECSAQCGFGQQQRPVRCSSHTGQPSRECAEALRPPATQQCEAKCDSAPPGDGLEECKDVNKVAYCPLVLKFQFCSRAYFRQMCCKTCQGR, from the exons ATGTGGACACGTGGCCTCTATGGCTCCCGCCTGCCAGATCCTCCACTGGGCCCTCGCCCTGGGGCTGGGCCTCGCATTCGAGGTCACACACGCCTTCCGGTCTCAAG CCCTCGCCTCCTGGCGGGGCACGTGTCCGTGGAGTACTGGACTCGAGAAGGCCTGGCCTGGCAGAGGGCCGCCCGGCCCCACTGCCTCTACGCAGGCCACCTGCAGGGCCAGGCCAGCAGCTCTCACGTGGCCATCAGCACCTGCGGGGGCCTG CACGGCCTGATTGTGGCAGATGAAGAAGAATACTTAATCGAGCCCCTGCATGGGGGGCCCAAGGGGCACCGGGGACCGGAAGAGAGTGGCCCCCACGTGGTATATAAGCGTTCCTCTCTGCGTCACCCTCACCTGGACACAGCCTGTGGAGTGAGAG ATGAGAAACCGTGGAAGGGGCGGCCGTGGTGGCTGCGCACCCTGAAACCGCCACCTGCCCGGCCCCTCGGGAATGAAACAGAGCGTGGCCAACCAGGCCTGAAGCGCTCCGTCAGCCGAGAGCGCTACGTGGAGACCTTGGTGGTGGCGGACAAGATGATGGTGGCCTACCACGGGCGCCGGGACGTGGAACAGTACGTGCTGGCCATCATGAACATT GTTGCCAAACTTTTCCAGGACTCGAGTCTGGGAAACATCGTTAATATCCTGGTCACACGCCTCATCCTGCTCACGGAGGACCAg CCCACCCTGGAGATTACCCACCATGCCGGGAAGTCCCTGGACAGCTTTTGTAAGTGGCAGAAGTCCATCGTGAACCGCAGCGGCCATGGCAATGCCATTCCAGAGAACGGCGTGGCCAACCATGACACGGCGGTGCTCATCACGCG CTATGACATCTGCATCTACAAGAACAAACCATGCGGCACCCTAG GCCTGGCCCCAGTGGGCGGCATGTGCGAGCGAGAGAGAAGCTGTAGCGTTAACGAAGATATCGGCCTGGCCACGGCCTTCACTATCGCCCACGAGATCGGACACAC GTTTGGCATGAACCACGACGGCGTGGGCAACAGCTGCGGGGCCCGTGGCCAGGACCCAGCGAAGCTCATGGCGGCTCACATCACCATGAAGACCAACCCGTTCGTGTGGTCTTCCTGTAGCCGTGACTACATCACCAGCTTTCTGGA CTCGGGCCTGGGGCTCTGCCTGAACAACCGGCCCCCCAGACAGGACTTCGTGTACCCAACTGTGGCCCCTGGCCAGGCCTATGACGCAGATGAGCAGTGCCGCTTCCAGCATGGAGTCAAATCGCGTCAGTGTAAATACGGG GAGGTCTGCAGCGAGTTGTGGTGTCTGAGCAAGAGCAACCGGTGCATCACCAACAGCATCCCGGCCGCCGAGGGCACGTTGTGCCAAACACACACCATCGACAAGGGG TGGTGCTACAAGCGGGTCTGCGTCCCCTTCGGGTCGCGGCCGGAGGGCGTGGACGGCGCCTGGGGCCCGTGGACCCCGTGGGGTGACTGCAGCCGGACGTGCGGCGGCGGCGTGTCCTCCTCCAGCCGACACTGCGACAGCCCCAG GCCGACCATCGGGGGCAAGTACTGCCTGGGCGAGAGACGGAGGCACCGCTCCTGCAACACCGAG GACTGTCCCCCAGGCTCCCAGGACTTCAGGGAAATGCAGTGCTCTGAATTTGACAGCGTTCCCTTTCGTGGAAAATTCTACACATGGAAGACGTACCGGGGAG GGGGCGTGAAGGCCTGCTCTCTCACATGCCTAGCAGAAGGCTTCAACTTCTACACGGAGAGGGCAGCAGCTGTGGTGGACGGGACTCCCTGCCGCCCGGACACAGTGGACATTTGTGTCAGCGGCGAGTGCAAG CACGTAGGTTGTGACCGTGTCCTGGGCTCCGACCTACGAGAGGACAAGTGCCGAGTGTGCGGGGGTGACGGGAGTGCCTGCGAGACTATCGAGGGGGTCTTCAGCCCAGCCTTACTTGGGACTG GCTATGAGGAAGTCGTCTGGATCCCCAAAGGCTCCGTTCACATTTTCATCCAGGACTTGAACCTTTCCCTCAGTCACCTGG CCCTGAAGGGAGACCAGGAGTCCCTGCTGCTGGAGGGGCTGCCTGGGACCCCCCAGCCCCACCGCCTGCCCCTGGCCGGAACCACCTTTCAGCTCCGACAAGGGCCGGATCAGACCCAGAGCCTAGAAGCCCTGGGACCCATTAATGCATCTCTCATCGTCATG GTACTGACCCAAACTGAACTGCCTGCCCTCCGCTACCGCTTCAATGCACCCATTGCCCGTGATGCACTGCCTCCCTATTCCTGGCACTACGCACCCTGGACCAAGTGCTCAGCCCAGTGTGCAGGCG GCAGCCAGGTGCAGGCTGTAGAGTGCCGAAATCAGCTGGACAGCTCCGCCGTGGCCCCGCACCACTGCAGCGCCCACAGCAAGCTGCCCAAGAGGCAGCGTGCCTGCAACACGGAGCCCTGCCCACCTGA cTGGGTGGTAGGGAACTGGTCGCGCTGCAGCCGCAGTTGTGATGCAGGCGTGCGTAGCCGCTCCGTCGTGTGCCAGCGCCGCGTATCGGCGGCCGAGGAGAAGGCGCTGGACGACAGCGCTTGCCCGCAGCCGCGCCCCCCAGTACTGGAAGCCTGCCACGGCCCTGCGTGCCCTCCGGAATGGGCCGCCCTCGACTGGTCGGAG TGCACCCCCAGCTGCGGGCCGGGCCTCCGCCACCGCGTGGTCCTCTGTAAGAGCGCAGATCACCGCGCCACGCTGCCCCCCGCGCATTGCCAGCCCGCGGCCAAGCCACCAGCCACCATGCGCTGCAACCTGCGCCGCTGCCCTCCGGCCCGCTGGGTGGCGGGCGAGTGGGGCGAG TGCTCTGCGCAGTGCGGCTTCGGGCAGCAGCAGCGCCCCGTGCGCTGTTCCAGCCACACTGGGCAGCCCTCGCGCGAGTGCGCCGAGGCCCTGCGGCCACCCGCCACACAGCAGTGCGAGGCCAAGTGTGACAGCGCGCCCCCGGGGGACGGCTTGGAAG AGTGCAAGGATGTGAACAAGGTCGCCTACTGCCCCCTGGTGCTGAAATTTCAGTTCTGCAGCAGAGCCTACTTCCGCCAGATGTGCTGCAAAACCTGCCAGGGCCGCTAG
- the ADAMTS10 gene encoding A disintegrin and metalloproteinase with thrombospondin motifs 10 isoform X1, whose amino-acid sequence MAPACQILHWALALGLGLAFEVTHAFRSQDEFLSSLDSYEIAFPTRVDHNGALLAFSPPAPRRQRRGTGPQAESRLFYKVAAPSTHFLLNLTHSPRLLAGHVSVEYWTREGLAWQRAARPHCLYAGHLQGQASSSHVAISTCGGLHGLIVADEEEYLIEPLHGGPKGHRGPEESGPHVVYKRSSLRHPHLDTACGVRDEKPWKGRPWWLRTLKPPPARPLGNETERGQPGLKRSVSRERYVETLVVADKMMVAYHGRRDVEQYVLAIMNIVAKLFQDSSLGNIVNILVTRLILLTEDQPTLEITHHAGKSLDSFCKWQKSIVNRSGHGNAIPENGVANHDTAVLITRYDICIYKNKPCGTLGLAPVGGMCERERSCSVNEDIGLATAFTIAHEIGHTFGMNHDGVGNSCGARGQDPAKLMAAHITMKTNPFVWSSCSRDYITSFLDSGLGLCLNNRPPRQDFVYPTVAPGQAYDADEQCRFQHGVKSRQCKYGEVCSELWCLSKSNRCITNSIPAAEGTLCQTHTIDKGWCYKRVCVPFGSRPEGVDGAWGPWTPWGDCSRTCGGGVSSSSRHCDSPRPTIGGKYCLGERRRHRSCNTEDCPPGSQDFREMQCSEFDSVPFRGKFYTWKTYRGGGVKACSLTCLAEGFNFYTERAAAVVDGTPCRPDTVDICVSGECKHVGCDRVLGSDLREDKCRVCGGDGSACETIEGVFSPALLGTGYEEVVWIPKGSVHIFIQDLNLSLSHLALKGDQESLLLEGLPGTPQPHRLPLAGTTFQLRQGPDQTQSLEALGPINASLIVMVLTQTELPALRYRFNAPIARDALPPYSWHYAPWTKCSAQCAGGSQVQAVECRNQLDSSAVAPHHCSAHSKLPKRQRACNTEPCPPDWVVGNWSRCSRSCDAGVRSRSVVCQRRVSAAEEKALDDSACPQPRPPVLEACHGPACPPEWAALDWSECTPSCGPGLRHRVVLCKSADHRATLPPAHCQPAAKPPATMRCNLRRCPPARWVAGEWGECSAQCGFGQQQRPVRCSSHTGQPSRECAEALRPPATQQCEAKCDSAPPGDGLEECKDVNKVAYCPLVLKFQFCSRAYFRQMCCKTCQGR is encoded by the exons ATGGCTCCCGCCTGCCAGATCCTCCACTGGGCCCTCGCCCTGGGGCTGGGCCTCGCATTCGAGGTCACACACGCCTTCCGGTCTCAAG ATGAGTTCCTGTCCAGTCTAGACAGCTATGAGATCGCCTTCCCCACCCGAGTGGACCACAACGGGGCGCTGCTGGCCTTCTCGCCCCCGGCCCCCCGGAGGCAGCGTCGGGGCACGGGACCTCAAGCAGAGTCCCGTCTCTTCTACAAGGTGGCCGCACCCAGCACCCACTTCCTGCTAAACCTGACCCACAGCCCTCGCCTCCTGGCGGGGCACGTGTCCGTGGAGTACTGGACTCGAGAAGGCCTGGCCTGGCAGAGGGCCGCCCGGCCCCACTGCCTCTACGCAGGCCACCTGCAGGGCCAGGCCAGCAGCTCTCACGTGGCCATCAGCACCTGCGGGGGCCTG CACGGCCTGATTGTGGCAGATGAAGAAGAATACTTAATCGAGCCCCTGCATGGGGGGCCCAAGGGGCACCGGGGACCGGAAGAGAGTGGCCCCCACGTGGTATATAAGCGTTCCTCTCTGCGTCACCCTCACCTGGACACAGCCTGTGGAGTGAGAG ATGAGAAACCGTGGAAGGGGCGGCCGTGGTGGCTGCGCACCCTGAAACCGCCACCTGCCCGGCCCCTCGGGAATGAAACAGAGCGTGGCCAACCAGGCCTGAAGCGCTCCGTCAGCCGAGAGCGCTACGTGGAGACCTTGGTGGTGGCGGACAAGATGATGGTGGCCTACCACGGGCGCCGGGACGTGGAACAGTACGTGCTGGCCATCATGAACATT GTTGCCAAACTTTTCCAGGACTCGAGTCTGGGAAACATCGTTAATATCCTGGTCACACGCCTCATCCTGCTCACGGAGGACCAg CCCACCCTGGAGATTACCCACCATGCCGGGAAGTCCCTGGACAGCTTTTGTAAGTGGCAGAAGTCCATCGTGAACCGCAGCGGCCATGGCAATGCCATTCCAGAGAACGGCGTGGCCAACCATGACACGGCGGTGCTCATCACGCG CTATGACATCTGCATCTACAAGAACAAACCATGCGGCACCCTAG GCCTGGCCCCAGTGGGCGGCATGTGCGAGCGAGAGAGAAGCTGTAGCGTTAACGAAGATATCGGCCTGGCCACGGCCTTCACTATCGCCCACGAGATCGGACACAC GTTTGGCATGAACCACGACGGCGTGGGCAACAGCTGCGGGGCCCGTGGCCAGGACCCAGCGAAGCTCATGGCGGCTCACATCACCATGAAGACCAACCCGTTCGTGTGGTCTTCCTGTAGCCGTGACTACATCACCAGCTTTCTGGA CTCGGGCCTGGGGCTCTGCCTGAACAACCGGCCCCCCAGACAGGACTTCGTGTACCCAACTGTGGCCCCTGGCCAGGCCTATGACGCAGATGAGCAGTGCCGCTTCCAGCATGGAGTCAAATCGCGTCAGTGTAAATACGGG GAGGTCTGCAGCGAGTTGTGGTGTCTGAGCAAGAGCAACCGGTGCATCACCAACAGCATCCCGGCCGCCGAGGGCACGTTGTGCCAAACACACACCATCGACAAGGGG TGGTGCTACAAGCGGGTCTGCGTCCCCTTCGGGTCGCGGCCGGAGGGCGTGGACGGCGCCTGGGGCCCGTGGACCCCGTGGGGTGACTGCAGCCGGACGTGCGGCGGCGGCGTGTCCTCCTCCAGCCGACACTGCGACAGCCCCAG GCCGACCATCGGGGGCAAGTACTGCCTGGGCGAGAGACGGAGGCACCGCTCCTGCAACACCGAG GACTGTCCCCCAGGCTCCCAGGACTTCAGGGAAATGCAGTGCTCTGAATTTGACAGCGTTCCCTTTCGTGGAAAATTCTACACATGGAAGACGTACCGGGGAG GGGGCGTGAAGGCCTGCTCTCTCACATGCCTAGCAGAAGGCTTCAACTTCTACACGGAGAGGGCAGCAGCTGTGGTGGACGGGACTCCCTGCCGCCCGGACACAGTGGACATTTGTGTCAGCGGCGAGTGCAAG CACGTAGGTTGTGACCGTGTCCTGGGCTCCGACCTACGAGAGGACAAGTGCCGAGTGTGCGGGGGTGACGGGAGTGCCTGCGAGACTATCGAGGGGGTCTTCAGCCCAGCCTTACTTGGGACTG GCTATGAGGAAGTCGTCTGGATCCCCAAAGGCTCCGTTCACATTTTCATCCAGGACTTGAACCTTTCCCTCAGTCACCTGG CCCTGAAGGGAGACCAGGAGTCCCTGCTGCTGGAGGGGCTGCCTGGGACCCCCCAGCCCCACCGCCTGCCCCTGGCCGGAACCACCTTTCAGCTCCGACAAGGGCCGGATCAGACCCAGAGCCTAGAAGCCCTGGGACCCATTAATGCATCTCTCATCGTCATG GTACTGACCCAAACTGAACTGCCTGCCCTCCGCTACCGCTTCAATGCACCCATTGCCCGTGATGCACTGCCTCCCTATTCCTGGCACTACGCACCCTGGACCAAGTGCTCAGCCCAGTGTGCAGGCG GCAGCCAGGTGCAGGCTGTAGAGTGCCGAAATCAGCTGGACAGCTCCGCCGTGGCCCCGCACCACTGCAGCGCCCACAGCAAGCTGCCCAAGAGGCAGCGTGCCTGCAACACGGAGCCCTGCCCACCTGA cTGGGTGGTAGGGAACTGGTCGCGCTGCAGCCGCAGTTGTGATGCAGGCGTGCGTAGCCGCTCCGTCGTGTGCCAGCGCCGCGTATCGGCGGCCGAGGAGAAGGCGCTGGACGACAGCGCTTGCCCGCAGCCGCGCCCCCCAGTACTGGAAGCCTGCCACGGCCCTGCGTGCCCTCCGGAATGGGCCGCCCTCGACTGGTCGGAG TGCACCCCCAGCTGCGGGCCGGGCCTCCGCCACCGCGTGGTCCTCTGTAAGAGCGCAGATCACCGCGCCACGCTGCCCCCCGCGCATTGCCAGCCCGCGGCCAAGCCACCAGCCACCATGCGCTGCAACCTGCGCCGCTGCCCTCCGGCCCGCTGGGTGGCGGGCGAGTGGGGCGAG TGCTCTGCGCAGTGCGGCTTCGGGCAGCAGCAGCGCCCCGTGCGCTGTTCCAGCCACACTGGGCAGCCCTCGCGCGAGTGCGCCGAGGCCCTGCGGCCACCCGCCACACAGCAGTGCGAGGCCAAGTGTGACAGCGCGCCCCCGGGGGACGGCTTGGAAG AGTGCAAGGATGTGAACAAGGTCGCCTACTGCCCCCTGGTGCTGAAATTTCAGTTCTGCAGCAGAGCCTACTTCCGCCAGATGTGCTGCAAAACCTGCCAGGGCCGCTAG